The Neofelis nebulosa isolate mNeoNeb1 chromosome 16, mNeoNeb1.pri, whole genome shotgun sequence genome includes a window with the following:
- the SPACA3 gene encoding sperm acrosome membrane-associated protein 3 isoform X2, whose translation MEAKRRKRGHRVTFCDWTARAVELSAISKPSCKPAWQGLCMEGRSWDPRRQLCPPGIMLLVFATLLSCLLTSGQAKVYSRCELARALQDFGMEGYRGYSMADWVCLAYFTSGFNTAAVDHEADGSTNNGIFQISSRKWCKNLSTDVPNWCQMYCSDLLNPNLKDTVICAMKIAQQPQGLASWEAWRRHCQGKDLKDWVDGCDL comes from the exons gGTAACCTTCTGTGACTGGACGGCCAGGGCTGTTGAGCTGTCTGCCATCTCAAAACCCAGCTGTAAGCCAGCGTGGCAGGGGCTGTGCATGGAAGGCAGGAGCTGGGACCCCAGAAGGCAACTGTGCCCTCCGGGCATCATGCTGCTGGTCTTTGCCACTCTGCTCAGCTGCCTGCTCACCTCCGGCCAGGCCAAGGTCTACAGTCGCTGTGAGCTGGCCAGAGCCCTCCAGGATTTCGGCATGGAGGGATACCGGGGATACAGCATGGCTGACT GGGTCTGTCTTGCTTACTTCACAAGTGGCTTCAATACAGCTGCTGTGGACCATGAAGCCGATGGGAGCACCAACAATGGCATCTTCCAGATCAGCAGCCGGAAGTGGTGCAAAAATCTCAGCACAGATGTCCCCAACTGGTGCCAGATGTACTGCTCCG acTTGCTGAATCCTAACCTTAAGGACACTGTCATCTGTGCCATGAAGATAGCTCAACAGCCCCAGGGGCTGGCCAGCTG GGAGGCCTGGAGACGTCACTGCCAGGGCAAGGACCTCAAGGACTGGGTGGATGGCTGTGACTTGTAG
- the SPACA3 gene encoding sperm acrosome membrane-associated protein 3 isoform X3, with amino-acid sequence MEGRSWDPRRQLCPPGIMLLVFATLLSCLLTSGQAKVYSRCELARALQDFGMEGYRGYSMADWVCLAYFTSGFNTAAVDHEADGSTNNGIFQISSRKWCKNLSTDVPNWCQMYCSDLLNPNLKDTVICAMKIAQQPQGLASWEAWRRHCQGKDLKDWVDGCDL; translated from the exons ATGGAAGGCAGGAGCTGGGACCCCAGAAGGCAACTGTGCCCTCCGGGCATCATGCTGCTGGTCTTTGCCACTCTGCTCAGCTGCCTGCTCACCTCCGGCCAGGCCAAGGTCTACAGTCGCTGTGAGCTGGCCAGAGCCCTCCAGGATTTCGGCATGGAGGGATACCGGGGATACAGCATGGCTGACT GGGTCTGTCTTGCTTACTTCACAAGTGGCTTCAATACAGCTGCTGTGGACCATGAAGCCGATGGGAGCACCAACAATGGCATCTTCCAGATCAGCAGCCGGAAGTGGTGCAAAAATCTCAGCACAGATGTCCCCAACTGGTGCCAGATGTACTGCTCCG acTTGCTGAATCCTAACCTTAAGGACACTGTCATCTGTGCCATGAAGATAGCTCAACAGCCCCAGGGGCTGGCCAGCTG GGAGGCCTGGAGACGTCACTGCCAGGGCAAGGACCTCAAGGACTGGGTGGATGGCTGTGACTTGTAG